Proteins encoded by one window of Litoribacterium kuwaitense:
- a CDS encoding ribonuclease HI family protein, producing the protein MADLYIDGASAGNPGPSGAGIVLINDGIAYEKAIPLPPLTNHEAEWHALIAGMNFCKEHGVRNVFVKTDSQLIERAIEKEYIKNPLYVPFYEQVLALSKHFDLFFVKWIPENKNKKADLLARHAIHLSKRS; encoded by the coding sequence ATGGCAGATTTGTACATCGATGGTGCAAGTGCTGGGAATCCAGGTCCATCAGGAGCGGGGATTGTTCTTATCAATGACGGAATAGCGTATGAGAAAGCAATTCCTCTTCCTCCACTAACGAATCATGAAGCTGAATGGCATGCACTGATTGCGGGGATGAATTTCTGCAAGGAGCATGGGGTGCGAAATGTTTTCGTGAAAACGGATTCTCAATTAATTGAACGAGCGATTGAGAAAGAGTACATAAAAAATCCGCTTTATGTACCATTTTATGAACAAGTGCTTGCGCTATCCAAACATTTTGATTTATTTTTTGTGAAATGGATTCCAGAAAACAAAAATAAAAAGGCCGATCTTCTTGCTAGACATGCAATTCACTTAAGTAA